From the genome of Candidatus Poribacteria bacterium:
TCGCAATGGCATCCCCGGTGGAATCAAGAACGGATTTAAGCCTTTGATTGCTGATTTCGAGTTGGCGACGTTTGTCCCCCAGTTCGCTCTCGACGTTCCACTTCTCCGCAAGGGCAAGCGTAATCTGCTGAATCTCCTCGCGAGCAAATGGCTTTCTGATATAGAGTAGTTTGTGAAGTAGATCCATCTCATGGACAATCTCACCGAGCGATTTATCGGTATACGCAGACATGAGAACAATCTCAATATTTTCGTCAATGGCTCGGATACGCTGCGTAGTTTCAATCCCATCCATGCCCGGTGGCATTCTTATATCTACGTATGCGACAGCAATTGGATCGCCCGTTTCGATCGTCGTTTTCACAATGTCATAAGCTTCTGAGCCGCTCCTTGCGTGAAGGAGTTTGAATTTCGGCAGAAAACTCTCATCGACTTCTGAAGCAAACGCTTCTGCCAAATCATCTGTTGACGAACCCGCGACACCGGGCGTGAGCATCTCTTCAAAGTCCTGATGTATCTCCCGTTGATCATCGACGACTAAGACACGATAGTTCCAGTCCTTTTTGAATTCCATAATACACACCTATTTTGCGCTGATTCAGTAGGGACAACAATCGTTGTTCTCTACTCTGTATTACGTGATGTTGGATTTTCAAACAGGCTTTAAATATTTCACATCCCACGTCTATTTATCTGGCAGGCGTGGATGTACATCCCTATTTATTGGGAACGAGTCCTCATGGGGTAAGGGCAGAAAGTGGGAGAATCACTCGCATCGTCGTCCCTTTGCCGATACCATTGCTTAATGGGTAGATCTTCCCATTCAATCCATCGACGAAGTTCGCTATCGAATGAAGACCAAGCCCACTGCCCGACTCCTTGGTTGTATAATCTCCCCCAAAAATGACTGTGAACTTATCCTTTTCAATGCCGATACCGTTATCAACTACCTCAAGGATAAAAGAAGTCAATTTAACATTACACCGAACTCTNNNNNNNNNNNNNNCGTCTATAGCTTCAACCGAATTTTTGATAAGATTAACCAACATTTGATGAAATTGACTCTCTTGTGTCCGAATCTCTTCTGGTGTATTTTTGCAATCAACATGAATTTCAATATCTCTTTTCTTGATAGATTCCGCCAACACCGTAATGGCATCATCTATTGCCTGCTGGAGATTGACATCTTTGCGATACACACTACTTCTGCCAAGTGACTTCTGCATTCTGACGATATCTGCGATATGCTCGGCTCTATCCTGTACACGACTGACTGTCTCTGCCAACTTTTTATCCTGGCTCATAAAATCATCTGCGAGACCGATGATAAAAGGTGCAACTTTTTGACCTTGTGGGTCATTTTTGACATAATCGCCAAAGTCATCTTGATGTCCTTCGATTGCATTTGCCAATGCCCTGAGCCGGCTTGTCAGTCGATTCTTCACTAGATTTTCGTAAACGGTCCCAATGCCTATTGTCACGCTATTGATAGCATTTCCAATATTGTGGAGCAATGTATCAACAATCTCCAACCTGCCCTGCGTGTAAGCGCGGGCGAGGGCTTCGTCTGTTCGCTTGCGCTCAGTGACATCGCGGAAAACGATAACGCCTCCTCTTTGTTTGCCCAATTCATCTTGTAACGGTCTGCCGGCAACTTCAATATAAACCCCCTGGGGCACATTCTCATTGCGTATAAACATTTCAACGTTGTCGGAAAACTCGCCGTGGATCGCGCGTGTGAGAGGAAACTCATCTGATGGATAGGGGGTAATGGTATCGGGAAGAAATAAGCCATATTGTTCAGGCAATTCGTTCAGCGTTGTACCCATGGCAATATCAATAAGCCCTTCAGCCTCCGGGTTGAAAAACAAAAATCTCCCGTTTTCATCGGCGACAATCACGCCATCGCCCATACTATCCAGAATAGATTGTAAGATTCGGGTTTGACTCTGCAAGGCATCCGCCGTCAACCTCAGCGCTTCTTCCGCTTCTTTACGTCTAGTGATGTTACGGAAGACCAAAACGACGCCGGTTGCGGTTTTCTTGTCGTTTCTGATGGGGGCAGCACTGTAGTCAATAGGAGTCTCTTTGCCATCACGGGCAGCGAGTATGTTGGGTTCCTCCAAACCGACAATAATTCTGCCCCGGAGTGCTTCCATGATATGTATTTTAATGGGGGCATCGGTATCTTCGCTAACCACATTAAAAACCTCTTCCAGATCTTTACCAAAAGCGTCCTCCTGACTCCAGCCGGTCAGATCTTCGGCCACGGAGTTGATAAACTGAACGTATCCATTTTCGTTCGTAGCAATCACGGCATCACCGATACTTCTCAGAATTGTCGAAAGCCACTGTTCGCTCTCCTTAAATTTCCTCTCCATCTCATGCCTATAGAGCGCAATCTCGATGTTAAGGTGTAATCTCCTTTCAGCAAACGGTTTGAGCACATAGCCAAAAGCCTCGGTTATCTGTGCACGTTTCAGTAGGCGTTGATCCACATAAGCCGTTAGATATACTACAGGAATATTGAAACGGGCACGCATCTGTTCAGCGACAGCTATTCCGTCCATATCTCCTGCCAACATCATATCTACCAGTGCCAAATCCGGATGTACCTCTGCTGCCTTTTGCATTGCTACTTCCCCAGACGAAACGATAGCACAAACGCCATATCCTAAACTTTTCAACAGATGTTCAATGTACCCCACGACATCGCTATCATCTTCCACAATCAGTATCTGTTTTGCCATTGTTGTATGCACCTTCTCTTTTTATATTAATCTAAGTTGCTAGTTATTAAAAATCCATCAGAACCTGTAGGTCGAGATTCACATCTCGACACAAAACCGTCGATTTCGGGGATTAGGGGCTCCTGGCTTGAATATGCCGACAACTAGCAACTTGCGTTATATTAATATAGAACGAGCCAACTCCTATCCCTGAATCATCGCGAAAAATCGCTTGCCTCTGACCGAACTTTCTGATACACTTTGATAGTGTTAACGTGCTGTAAGTGCTTACGACGTGCGAAATTAGACAGACTCCCCCTGTTACAGGTTTAATCAAATTTCACAATCACGCAGAAATGCGCCTAATGCTGAATGGAGTATACGCTTACCTTGCATATCGCTTACTTGTGTTGCGATAGGTGATGCTTCCCAAGACTTCCACCCTTGGATAACTAATTCAACCTTTTAAGCTGGTAAGACAGACTTTCCACAAAAGGAGGTGAGATATAATGCCCGAAGGACTACAAGAACAACGAATCCTAGCGATGTTTATTGATTTTGAAAACCTCGCTATCGGATTCGAGCAGAAACAGAAGGAGAAAAAAGGGCGCGAAGAACAGACCGTTTTTGATGTTCAGAAGGTTCTGGAACGTCTCGTCGAAAAAGGAAACGTTGTTGTCAAAACCGCTTACGCCGACTGGCACCGCTTTTTTAAGCACCGACAATCACTTCACGAAGCTGGCATTGAGTTAATTGAAATTCCAAGGCGTTCACGGAGCGGTAAAAATTCAGCGGATATTCGCTTGTGCGTTGATGCCATTGATTTGTGCTACTCAAAGGAACATATCGACACCTTTGTCGTTATTTCAGGGGATAGCGACTTCGCACCACTCGTTTCTAAGCTCAAGGAGAATGGAAAGTATGTTATTGGGATGGGGCGGAAAGAATCCACTTCAAGTCTCCTGAGCGAAAACTGCGATGAGTTCATCTATTATGAGGAACTTGAGCAGGATGAGACCACAGATCAGCGAACTGATCGGAATATCCCAAGGGAATTACGGGATGTCTTTGATCTATTATTCAGCACCATACGTGGACTCATCCGTGAGAACCACGAAGTCCTATGGTCTTCAATGATTAAAGATACAATAAAGCGGAAGCGCCCCTCATTCAGCGAATCTTCTTATGGCTTCAAATCTTTTAGCGAACTGTTAGAAGATGCGGAACGCAGGGGGTTTATCACGCTGGAGAAAAATCCACGCAGTGGCACGTACGTCGTTTCGGGTTTTACCGAAAAGATGAGGTAACTAACCGAATCCTTTCAGACGCTGCGAACCTTTGAGATAAGAGATCGCTAAAAATGGGCGAGGTTTTAGATTTTTCCAACATATCACCCCATATTCGCCGCCTATTGCAAGAGATTGGGAGGTTTGGGGAAGAGACAGCCCAATCTGTCTATGTCGTTGGAGGTTTTGTTCGAGATCTTCTCATCGGGCGCGAGAATTTAGACATTGATATTGTTGTGGAAGGAGACGCGGTTGATTTCGCATGCCAACTTGCTGAAGTGTGGGAAAGTAAGTTACAAGCACATTGCCAATTCAAAACCGCGATCATCACCCGGCACGATGGGTTGAGGCTCGATTTCGTCAGCGCACGCAACGAAACTTATCCGAACCCCGGAGCGTTACCTTCCGTTGAATATGGTACAATTGTGGAGGACCTCCACCGGCGCGATTTTTCAATCAATGCTCTCGCTGTACAACTTCAACCTGATGCTTTTGGTGAGCTCGTTGATTGTACGGCTGGCCTACAGGATTTACGCTCCGGAGCCATTCGTACCTTACATGAGCGGAGTTTTATTGATGATCCAACCCGAATTTTCCGGGCGATACGGTATGCAGGGCGCTACAATTTCCAGATCACCGAAACCGATCAGAGGCGGATGCTTGATGCAATCCAGCAGGGTGTACTGAATCTCATCAGCGGGCAACGTATCCGAAACGAAATTGATCACATATTGTCGGAAGAAGCTGCGCCGCAAATGATTAAGCGGATAGGCGCATTCGACCTCTTCGGCACCATACACCCAACTTGGAAAGTCTCTCCAAATTTTGATGGACTCTGGACTACCGCCGGTCAAGCGATTAAATGGGCATTAGCCTCCCTCCCAAATGATCCGATTAATACGAGGGCAATACTTTGGAGGACGCTGCTTACCGACATGAATTCAATTGAAGTTATTAGTAATCGATTAGGATTAGAAAATGAGTTGTGTGCCCAGCTTAGTGCTCAAGTACAGTTAGAACACGACTTGGAGGCGCTTCCGGTATCTTCCAAACCGAGTGAAGTTTATCAATTGCTAAATCCTTATCCTATAGAATCGATCATTTTTGCACTGACGCAACCGAGCCAACCGAGTTGGCGCGTCGAAAAGCTGAACAATTATCTAACACATCTGAGGAGCGTTCAACCCTTAGTTACTGGCAATGATCTCATTCAACAAGGCTTAAAACCGGGTAGGGTATTTTCGGATTTGTTGTGGCAGGCATTTGCCGCACAGTTAGACGGAAAAGTATCAACTACACAGGAGATTTACCAATTTTTGGATATTGAGAACTAATGTTTAACATCGATCCCTATCAAGCCATCCTTCGCGTTTGTCAATTTATCGTCTTGCTCACTTTTCATGAATGGGGGCATGCGAAATCCGCCAATGTGCTCGGCGATCCGACCGCTGAAGATGAAGGTAGAATGTCATTCAATCCTGCGGTACATATCGATCTAATAGGAACAATCGTTCTGCCGTTGCTTGGCACCTTATTTGGTGGAGCCTTTTTTGGTTGGGCAAAGCCCGTGCCCGTGAATCCACACAACTTGAGAAACCCCAAACGCGACCTTATGATTATTGCCGCAGCAGGTCCCATCATGAATATTCTCTGCACCATCATCATCTTGGGGATCGCCAAACTGTTAAGGGTAACAATTGGGTTCCCTGAAATGGGATCGGTCACGCAATTTCAAATCTACAGAATCCTTCTACTCCAGAGTGCGCTTATCAGTATCTTTCTAGCGGCATTCAATATGCTACCTCTGTTCCCGCTCGACGGATTTAGCGTCGTATATGGGTTGCTACCGTGGCGGCAGGCGCAAGCATTTGCAAGATTGCGCCCTTACGGGATGGTCATCCTAATGTGTATTATTTTTGTGCCCAGCCTGCTACACATCCCGAACCCGGTCTTCTGGCTTATCGGAACAGTTTCTTACGGTATTTTCGATCTGATCGCAACCCTCGTGGGTTTGAGATGAGTCCGCTAGAACCACGAATTTGGAGGCAACAACAGAAATGCAAAAAACGCGATTAGTGACGGGAATTCGTCCAACAGGACCACTACATATTGGGCATCTCGAAGGAATGTTGACAAACACAGCAAACCTGCAAGACAAATACGAGTGTTATCCATTCATCGCAGACTGGCATTCACTCACTGATGTAACTGACACCTCAAACCTGCCTGAATACACATTGAACGCAGCGATTGACTGGTTGAGCGCGGGAATCGATCCGGACAAGAGCACCCTCTTCGTTCAGTCGCACGTCATGGAACATGCGGAACTCGCTACTTTACTTACGATGGTTACACCAGTAGCTTGGCTTGAACGGTGTCCAACGTACAAAGACAAAATTCAAGATATCACGCAACGCGAGGGCCCCTCTACCGGTTTACTAGAGTATCCGGTATTGATGACCGCCGATATCATTGTTTACAAAGCAGAAATGGTAACGGTTGGAGCGGATCAGGTTGCCCATCTGGAAATTTCGAGGGAAATCGTTCGCCGATTTAACCATATTTACGGCGAGGTTTTCCCAGAGCCGCAGCCCATGTTGAGCGAAGCCTCCGGATTACCGGGACTTGATGGACGCAAGATGAGTAAAAGCTACGGTAACGCCATTCAGTTATCAGATCCACCTGAGGCAACACAGCAAAATCTAATGAAAATGGTAACAGATCCGGGACGAGTTCGTCGTAATGACCCCGGTAATCCCGATGTGTGCCCTGTCTTCGCATATCATCAGATCTACAACCCCGATGAAGTACCGCAGATCGACAAGGATTGCCGTGCCGCTGCAATCGGCTGTGTCGACTGTAAACGGAATCTCAGCGAAAAGTTAATCACTAAATTGACACCGTTTTACGAAAGACGTGCAGGGTGGGCATCCAAGCCGAAAGCCGTCCGTGATGTCCTCGCCGATGGAGCGAGGCGGGCAAAAAAGATTGCTCAAGAAACGATGGCAGAAGTCCGATCTGCAATGAAGTTAGCGTAAAACTTGGCACCGAAGCGAACGAACTTGGGAGGAAGATATATGGCATCTGTAA
Proteins encoded in this window:
- a CDS encoding ATP-binding protein, with the protein product RVRCNVKLTSFILEVVDNGIGIEKDKFTVIFGGDYTTKESGSGLGLHSIANFVDGLNGKIYPLSNGIGKGTTMRVILPLSALTP
- a CDS encoding PAS domain S-box protein, whose product is MAKQILIVEDDSDVVGYIEHLLKSLGYGVCAIVSSGEVAMQKAAEVHPDLALVDMMLAGDMDGIAVAEQMRARFNIPVVYLTAYVDQRLLKRAQITEAFGYVLKPFAERRLHLNIEIALYRHEMERKFKESEQWLSTILRSIGDAVIATNENGYVQFINSVAEDLTGWSQEDAFGKDLEEVFNVVSEDTDAPIKIHIMEALRGRIIVGLEEPNILAARDGKETPIDYSAAPIRNDKKTATGVVLVFRNITRRKEAEEALRLTADALQSQTRILQSILDSMGDGVIVADENGRFLFFNPEAEGLIDIAMGTTLNELPEQYGLFLPDTITPYPSDEFPLTRAIHGEFSDNVEMFIRNENVPQGVYIEVAGRPLQDELGKQRGGVIVFRDVTERKRTDEALARAYTQGRLEIVDTLLHNIGNAINSVTIGIGTVYENLVKNRLTSRLRALANAIEGHQDDFGDYVKNDPQGQKVAPFIIGLADDFMSQDKKLAETVSRVQDRAEHIADIVRMQKSLGRSSVYRKDVNLQQAIDDAITVLAESIKKRDIEIHVDCKNTPEEIRTQESQFHQMLVNLIKNSVEAID
- a CDS encoding NYN domain-containing protein produces the protein MPEGLQEQRILAMFIDFENLAIGFEQKQKEKKGREEQTVFDVQKVLERLVEKGNVVVKTAYADWHRFFKHRQSLHEAGIELIEIPRRSRSGKNSADIRLCVDAIDLCYSKEHIDTFVVISGDSDFAPLVSKLKENGKYVIGMGRKESTSSLLSENCDEFIYYEELEQDETTDQRTDRNIPRELRDVFDLLFSTIRGLIRENHEVLWSSMIKDTIKRKRPSFSESSYGFKSFSELLEDAERRGFITLEKNPRSGTYVVSGFTEKMR
- a CDS encoding CCA tRNA nucleotidyltransferase codes for the protein MGEVLDFSNISPHIRRLLQEIGRFGEETAQSVYVVGGFVRDLLIGRENLDIDIVVEGDAVDFACQLAEVWESKLQAHCQFKTAIITRHDGLRLDFVSARNETYPNPGALPSVEYGTIVEDLHRRDFSINALAVQLQPDAFGELVDCTAGLQDLRSGAIRTLHERSFIDDPTRIFRAIRYAGRYNFQITETDQRRMLDAIQQGVLNLISGQRIRNEIDHILSEEAAPQMIKRIGAFDLFGTIHPTWKVSPNFDGLWTTAGQAIKWALASLPNDPINTRAILWRTLLTDMNSIEVISNRLGLENELCAQLSAQVQLEHDLEALPVSSKPSEVYQLLNPYPIESIIFALTQPSQPSWRVEKLNNYLTHLRSVQPLVTGNDLIQQGLKPGRVFSDLLWQAFAAQLDGKVSTTQEIYQFLDIEN
- a CDS encoding site-2 protease family protein — translated: MFNIDPYQAILRVCQFIVLLTFHEWGHAKSANVLGDPTAEDEGRMSFNPAVHIDLIGTIVLPLLGTLFGGAFFGWAKPVPVNPHNLRNPKRDLMIIAAAGPIMNILCTIIILGIAKLLRVTIGFPEMGSVTQFQIYRILLLQSALISIFLAAFNMLPLFPLDGFSVVYGLLPWRQAQAFARLRPYGMVILMCIIFVPSLLHIPNPVFWLIGTVSYGIFDLIATLVGLR
- the trpS gene encoding tryptophan--tRNA ligase, whose product is MQKTRLVTGIRPTGPLHIGHLEGMLTNTANLQDKYECYPFIADWHSLTDVTDTSNLPEYTLNAAIDWLSAGIDPDKSTLFVQSHVMEHAELATLLTMVTPVAWLERCPTYKDKIQDITQREGPSTGLLEYPVLMTADIIVYKAEMVTVGADQVAHLEISREIVRRFNHIYGEVFPEPQPMLSEASGLPGLDGRKMSKSYGNAIQLSDPPEATQQNLMKMVTDPGRVRRNDPGNPDVCPVFAYHQIYNPDEVPQIDKDCRAAAIGCVDCKRNLSEKLITKLTPFYERRAGWASKPKAVRDVLADGARRAKKIAQETMAEVRSAMKLA